The proteins below come from a single Beutenbergia cavernae DSM 12333 genomic window:
- a CDS encoding SAM-dependent methyltransferase: MPEKLSRRLADAVAALPLEPGMRVLEIGCGPGAAARALARIVAPGTVVAIDRSAAAVRLARAGSAAEIEAGTLDVRQSSVEDFRLDDGEAPFDLAFGLRIGALDGRHPEAFDVAMSALAAALSPTGRVFVDGGDPLRELPVPRA; this comes from the coding sequence ATGCCGGAGAAGCTGTCGCGGCGGCTCGCCGACGCCGTCGCCGCCCTGCCGCTCGAGCCCGGGATGCGGGTGCTGGAGATCGGGTGCGGCCCCGGCGCGGCGGCCCGGGCCCTGGCGCGGATCGTGGCCCCGGGGACGGTCGTCGCGATCGACCGCTCCGCCGCCGCGGTGCGGCTGGCCCGGGCCGGGTCGGCGGCCGAGATCGAGGCCGGCACCCTCGACGTGCGCCAGTCGTCCGTCGAGGACTTCCGCCTCGACGACGGCGAGGCCCCGTTCGACCTCGCGTTCGGGCTGCGCATCGGTGCCCTCGACGGCCGTCACCCGGAGGCGTTCGACGTCGCCATGTCGGCGCTCGCCGCCGCGCTATCCCCGACGGGACGCGTGTTCGTCGACGGCGGCGATCCGCTCCGCGAGCTGCCCGTGCCGCGCGCCTGA
- a CDS encoding DEAD/DEAH box helicase — MHSPVELIAIVGRHAFEAGREYARADRARVLAHDPDDGVVFGSCRGSGGRVYNLVVRYETSRYGVIDDVVGQCSCPVSENCKHCVALLLTALASARTDAAPRAGATPRWQTTLDDVFPPPQRDALPLALALELTPPRLPDDGEARPERYGRWRDHGSPGSVRARPLRRGKRARWVSSGAAWSSVRGGWINGADRLHVEALDAVRRLGEAVDPYAYAEPTWLALEQVPSPSLWPALRRLVDAGVPLVEPGNGRRVTLEQATGTAPVTIRANADGSLSVRAELRHPGIADPSRAVLLGEPPHGLAWRDDDGVHLAALDPPATSSWHALAADRDGVVVPAADRGTFEHTVLPRITRQEWLSPDESFTPTPPPPPALHLELDVTRADAGAVPHAHLAWSWHYRDETGQGYGPLDLAASGSDPPRDADAEAALTAAVVDALAPLPLLLDDDGARLRPRGSVRGLDVVTLVTDVVPQLRALGVVLGHTELPTFRDAGAPQVRVSVAEKERDWFDLEVTMQVGGHDVPIGHVITALTQGADALFLPDGGFVTLADPELQRLRELIAEGRALVDQRRTGLRVSKLQTSWWEELLALGLVQTAEHAWFDALRRAAEHPPEPPPVPRGLRADLRPYQRLGFEWLAQLRRSGLGGVLADDMGLGKTVQTLAMILDDREERADGAVAEAEAGPSDAGAHAPWLVVAPTSVVPNWAAEAARFAPDLRVAVVDATRRKRRTPLAELTSGADVVVTSYALLRLDVEEYASLGVAGLVLDEAQNVKNHASKSFASAKKVGAPVTFAITGTPMENNLAELWSMFALVAPGLLGSPAQFGEVYRKPIERGNAPTAKLLARLRRRIAPFLLRRTKEEVATDLPPKQEQVIQVELSPAHRRVYDRHLHRERQRVLRLADDLDRNRVEVLSALTRLRQLAIDPTLVDADSAAPGSKLDALLPLLTEAAAEGHRVLVFSQFTRYLAMIGARLDAAGLAYSYLDGTTRRRDAVIRGFAEGTDPVFLISLKAGGVGLNLAMADYAVLADPWWNPATEEQAVDRAHRIGQTKPVMVYRLVATDTIEEKVMALQGAKRALVAGVLGVEENGTNGGADDGAAQPERRRPVGGGNLTADDLRALLG; from the coding sequence GTGCACAGCCCGGTCGAGCTCATCGCGATCGTGGGTCGGCACGCCTTCGAGGCCGGGCGCGAGTACGCCCGGGCCGATCGCGCCCGGGTGCTCGCCCACGACCCCGACGACGGCGTCGTCTTCGGCAGCTGCCGCGGCTCCGGCGGACGCGTCTACAACCTCGTCGTCCGGTACGAGACGAGCCGCTACGGGGTGATCGACGACGTCGTCGGCCAGTGCTCGTGCCCCGTGTCCGAGAACTGCAAGCACTGCGTCGCCCTGCTCCTCACCGCCCTGGCGAGCGCGCGCACCGACGCCGCGCCGCGGGCCGGGGCGACGCCGCGGTGGCAGACCACGCTAGACGACGTCTTCCCGCCCCCGCAGCGCGACGCCCTCCCCCTCGCGCTCGCCCTCGAGCTCACGCCACCGCGCCTGCCCGACGACGGCGAGGCGCGCCCCGAGCGCTACGGCCGCTGGCGCGACCACGGCTCCCCCGGCTCGGTCCGCGCCCGACCGCTCCGCCGCGGCAAGCGCGCCCGCTGGGTCAGCTCCGGGGCGGCGTGGTCGTCCGTCCGCGGCGGCTGGATCAACGGCGCCGACCGGCTCCACGTCGAGGCGCTCGACGCCGTCCGGCGCCTCGGCGAAGCCGTCGACCCCTACGCCTACGCCGAACCCACCTGGCTCGCGCTCGAGCAGGTTCCGAGCCCGTCGCTGTGGCCGGCCCTGCGCCGCCTGGTCGACGCCGGCGTGCCGCTCGTCGAACCGGGCAACGGGCGGCGCGTCACGCTCGAGCAGGCCACCGGCACGGCCCCGGTCACGATCCGCGCGAACGCCGACGGCTCGCTGTCCGTGCGCGCCGAGCTGCGCCACCCCGGGATCGCCGACCCGAGCCGCGCCGTCCTCCTCGGCGAACCGCCGCACGGACTGGCGTGGCGCGACGACGACGGCGTCCACCTCGCCGCGCTCGACCCACCCGCCACGTCGTCGTGGCACGCCCTCGCCGCCGACCGCGACGGCGTCGTCGTCCCCGCCGCGGACCGCGGCACGTTCGAGCACACCGTGCTGCCGCGGATCACGCGGCAGGAGTGGCTCTCCCCGGACGAGAGCTTCACGCCGACCCCGCCGCCGCCCCCCGCCCTCCACCTCGAGCTGGACGTCACGCGGGCCGACGCGGGCGCCGTCCCCCACGCGCACCTCGCGTGGTCCTGGCACTACCGCGACGAGACCGGCCAGGGCTACGGCCCGCTGGACCTCGCGGCGAGCGGGTCCGATCCGCCGCGCGACGCCGACGCCGAGGCCGCCCTGACCGCCGCCGTCGTCGACGCCCTCGCGCCGCTCCCGCTGCTGCTCGACGACGACGGCGCCCGGTTGCGTCCCAGAGGCAGCGTGCGGGGTCTCGACGTCGTCACGCTCGTGACCGACGTCGTCCCGCAGCTCCGGGCGCTCGGCGTGGTCCTCGGCCACACGGAGCTGCCCACCTTCCGCGACGCCGGCGCGCCGCAGGTCCGGGTCTCCGTGGCCGAGAAGGAGCGGGACTGGTTCGACCTCGAGGTCACGATGCAGGTCGGCGGGCACGACGTGCCGATCGGCCACGTCATCACGGCCCTGACCCAGGGCGCCGACGCGCTCTTCCTCCCGGACGGCGGCTTCGTCACGCTCGCGGACCCCGAGCTGCAGCGCCTGCGCGAGCTCATCGCGGAGGGCCGCGCGCTCGTCGACCAGCGCCGCACCGGCCTGCGGGTGAGCAAGCTCCAGACGTCGTGGTGGGAGGAGCTGCTCGCGCTCGGCCTGGTGCAGACGGCCGAGCACGCGTGGTTCGACGCCTTGCGACGCGCGGCCGAGCACCCGCCCGAGCCGCCGCCGGTGCCGCGCGGGCTCCGCGCCGACCTGCGGCCCTACCAGCGCCTCGGGTTCGAGTGGCTCGCGCAGCTGCGCCGCAGCGGGCTCGGGGGCGTGCTCGCCGACGACATGGGCCTCGGCAAGACCGTGCAGACGCTCGCCATGATCCTGGACGATCGTGAGGAGCGGGCCGACGGCGCTGTCGCCGAGGCCGAGGCAGGCCCGAGCGACGCCGGCGCCCACGCGCCGTGGCTCGTCGTCGCGCCCACGTCGGTCGTCCCCAACTGGGCCGCGGAGGCGGCGCGCTTCGCTCCCGACCTGCGGGTCGCCGTCGTCGACGCCACGCGGCGGAAGCGCCGCACACCCCTCGCGGAGCTGACCTCCGGGGCCGACGTCGTCGTCACGTCGTACGCCCTGCTGCGGCTGGACGTCGAGGAGTACGCCTCGCTCGGCGTCGCCGGGCTCGTGCTCGACGAGGCGCAGAACGTCAAGAACCACGCGTCGAAGTCGTTCGCGAGCGCGAAGAAGGTCGGCGCCCCCGTGACGTTCGCGATCACCGGCACGCCGATGGAGAACAACCTCGCGGAGCTGTGGTCGATGTTCGCGCTCGTCGCGCCGGGGCTGCTCGGCAGCCCGGCGCAGTTCGGCGAGGTGTACCGCAAGCCGATCGAGCGCGGGAACGCTCCGACCGCGAAGCTGCTCGCCCGGCTCCGACGGCGGATCGCGCCGTTCCTGCTGCGGCGCACCAAGGAGGAGGTCGCCACCGACCTGCCACCGAAGCAGGAGCAGGTGATCCAGGTGGAGCTCTCCCCCGCGCACCGGCGCGTGTACGACCGGCACCTGCACCGCGAGCGCCAGCGCGTGCTGCGCCTGGCCGACGACCTCGACCGCAACCGCGTCGAGGTCCTCAGCGCCCTCACCCGGCTGCGGCAGCTGGCGATCGACCCGACCCTCGTGGACGCCGACTCCGCGGCCCCGGGCTCCAAGCTCGACGCCCTGCTCCCACTGCTCACCGAGGCCGCCGCGGAGGGTCACCGCGTGCTCGTGTTCAGCCAGTTCACGCGCTACCTGGCGATGATCGGCGCACGCCTCGACGCCGCCGGGCTCGCTTACTCCTACCTCGACGGCACCACCCGCCGCAGGGACGCCGTCATCCGCGGCTTCGCGGAGGGCACCGATCCGGTGTTCCTCATCAGCCTCAAGGCGGGCGGCGTCGGCCTCAACCTCGCGATGGCGGACTACGCCGTGCTCGCCGACCCGTGGTGGAACCCCGCGACCGAGGAGCAGGCCGTCGACCGGGCGCACCGCATCGGGCAGACGAAGCCGGTGATGGTGTACCGGCTCGTCGCCACCGACACCATCGAGGAGAAGGTGATGGCGCTGCAGGGCGCGAAGCGCGCGCTCGTCGCCGGCGTGCTCGGGGTCGAGGAGAACGGGACGAACGGCGGGGCCGACGACGGCGCGGCGCAGCCCGAGAGGCGGCGTCCCGTCGGCGGCGGGAACCTCACGGCGGACGACCTGCGCGCCCTGCTCGGCTGA
- a CDS encoding Gfo/Idh/MocA family protein — protein MDRSAGIGVAVVGLGFGAEFVPIYRDHPHVGNLVACDADGALLSEVATAARPDRATTRLDDVLEDPAIDAVHLVTGIPSHAELTVRALEAGKHVACTVPMALTLAELDAVVDACERTGRRYMMMETAVYGREFFLARSMMERGAFGTVVHARGTHFQDMTGWPAYWHGLPPMAYATHAISPILALLDTEASRVQALGSGRLRADQRGRYENPFPLETALVELAGRDVVVDLTRSLVSTARGYTESFSVYGDRRSFEWPQLEGELPVVFSMGEPELDRGRPVEAERPEPPDRLDLLPEPLHRYTRALVHDSEDHLSVVQGGGHGGSHPHLVHEFVSSIVEERAPYVDHRRAAAWTAVGIVAHESAMAGGSPLTVPSYLGARA, from the coding sequence ATGGATCGATCCGCCGGGATCGGGGTGGCCGTCGTCGGGTTGGGCTTCGGCGCGGAGTTCGTGCCGATCTACCGGGACCACCCGCACGTGGGCAACCTCGTCGCCTGCGACGCCGATGGCGCGCTCCTGAGCGAGGTGGCCACCGCGGCGCGGCCGGATCGTGCCACCACCCGGCTCGACGACGTGCTCGAGGACCCGGCGATCGACGCCGTCCACCTCGTCACCGGGATCCCGAGCCACGCCGAGCTGACGGTCCGCGCCCTCGAGGCGGGCAAGCACGTGGCCTGCACCGTGCCGATGGCCCTGACGCTCGCCGAGCTGGACGCCGTCGTCGACGCCTGCGAGCGCACCGGCCGGCGCTACATGATGATGGAGACCGCGGTGTACGGCCGCGAGTTCTTCCTCGCCCGCTCGATGATGGAGCGCGGGGCGTTCGGGACCGTGGTGCATGCTCGCGGGACGCACTTCCAGGACATGACGGGCTGGCCCGCCTACTGGCACGGGCTCCCACCGATGGCGTACGCCACGCACGCGATATCCCCGATCCTCGCGCTCCTCGACACCGAGGCCTCGCGCGTCCAGGCGCTCGGTTCCGGTCGCCTGCGCGCGGACCAGCGTGGCCGGTACGAGAACCCCTTCCCGCTGGAGACGGCGCTGGTGGAGCTCGCCGGGCGTGACGTCGTCGTCGACCTCACGCGCTCGCTCGTCTCGACCGCCCGTGGGTACACCGAGTCGTTCTCGGTGTACGGGGATCGTCGGAGCTTCGAGTGGCCGCAGCTCGAGGGCGAGCTCCCGGTCGTGTTCTCGATGGGCGAGCCGGAGCTGGACCGGGGACGGCCGGTCGAGGCGGAGCGACCGGAACCGCCGGACCGCCTCGACCTCCTTCCCGAACCTCTGCACCGCTACACCCGGGCGCTGGTCCACGACTCCGAGGACCACCTGTCCGTGGTCCAGGGCGGGGGTCACGGCGGATCCCATCCGCACCTCGTGCACGAGTTCGTCTCGAGCATCGTCGAGGAGCGGGCGCCGTACGTGGATCATCGACGAGCGGCGGCCTGGACGGCGGTCGGGATCGTGGCGCACGAATCGGCCATGGCCGGAGGTTCTCCGCTGACGGTGCCGTCGTATCTCGGGGCCCGCGCATAG
- a CDS encoding extracellular solute-binding protein, which yields MAVPRLTRPTRAQLSRRGFLAAGAGTAGLTGLALAGCRGPGASDSAAFDYMTWGSSFEADGVNAALDAFADEKGIDAKPLNVPYDEYAAKLNSLIAAGTPPDAGYVQEGMAMQLGEQGKVVSIADRDEFAGWLPIAKHYWDEENAVGVIALEVITMFHSVEAVQAAGVAPPATMDTSWDWDTFVEQADALTKDASGRSPSESGFDAGDVRQYGVAVPTDLPTLHSLFASNGLSLFNEDGTECLIASPEAIEVVQALSDLIYTHRVAPTPAQASAMGSGSALLLESGRVAMVMGGQWSLIDLAAGDLEYGLGVHPTFGVPAICVVGGANAAFVDSGNEDLALEWMAYEASPETVSLYRDGLWMPMEEKYYTDDELISTWVNDDVHTPAYRTACVDPLVQHGVPYFSFKIKNFPEIEGVLGGGIAPIFAEQTDVAAALEALAAEVAPLMQGAYPDLVEG from the coding sequence ATGGCCGTTCCCAGACTCACCCGCCCCACCCGAGCGCAGCTGTCGAGGCGTGGTTTCCTCGCGGCGGGCGCGGGGACAGCAGGGCTGACCGGGCTGGCACTCGCAGGCTGCCGGGGGCCGGGCGCCTCGGACTCCGCAGCGTTCGACTACATGACGTGGGGGTCGTCGTTCGAGGCCGACGGCGTCAACGCGGCGCTCGACGCGTTCGCGGACGAGAAGGGCATCGACGCGAAGCCCCTGAACGTGCCGTACGACGAGTACGCCGCGAAGCTGAACTCGCTCATCGCCGCGGGCACGCCGCCGGACGCCGGGTATGTCCAGGAGGGCATGGCCATGCAGCTCGGCGAGCAGGGCAAGGTGGTCAGCATCGCCGATCGCGACGAGTTCGCCGGATGGCTGCCGATCGCCAAGCACTACTGGGACGAGGAGAACGCGGTCGGCGTCATCGCGCTCGAGGTCATCACGATGTTCCACTCCGTCGAGGCGGTGCAGGCGGCCGGCGTCGCGCCGCCCGCCACGATGGACACGTCCTGGGACTGGGACACGTTCGTCGAGCAGGCCGACGCTCTCACGAAGGACGCGAGCGGCCGGTCGCCGTCGGAGTCGGGCTTCGACGCGGGCGACGTGCGCCAGTACGGCGTCGCTGTGCCGACCGACCTGCCCACGCTGCACTCGCTCTTCGCCTCGAACGGGCTCTCGCTGTTCAACGAGGACGGCACCGAGTGCCTCATCGCGAGCCCCGAGGCCATCGAGGTCGTGCAGGCACTGTCCGACCTCATCTACACGCACCGGGTCGCCCCGACCCCCGCTCAGGCGAGTGCCATGGGCAGCGGCTCGGCGCTGCTGCTGGAGAGCGGGCGCGTCGCGATGGTGATGGGCGGTCAGTGGAGCCTCATCGACCTCGCCGCCGGGGATCTCGAGTACGGCCTCGGGGTCCACCCGACGTTCGGCGTGCCGGCGATCTGCGTGGTGGGTGGCGCGAACGCCGCGTTCGTCGACTCCGGCAACGAGGACCTCGCGCTCGAGTGGATGGCCTACGAGGCCAGTCCCGAGACCGTCTCCCTCTACCGGGACGGGCTCTGGATGCCGATGGAGGAGAAGTACTACACGGACGACGAGCTCATCAGCACCTGGGTCAACGACGACGTCCACACGCCCGCGTACCGGACGGCGTGCGTCGATCCGCTCGTCCAGCACGGCGTTCCGTACTTCTCGTTCAAGATCAAGAACTTCCCCGAGATCGAGGGTGTCCTGGGTGGCGGGATCGCGCCGATCTTCGCGGAACAGACGGACGTGGCGGCGGCCCTGGAGGCGCTCGCCGCGGAGGTGGCACCGCTGATGCAGGGCGCCTACCCGGACCTCGTCGAGGGTTGA
- a CDS encoding carbohydrate ABC transporter permease: protein MATHAPAAPRSPSGAGAPRRRLGGLARQQRRWGMALAVPAVAGYLVFTAAPMAASLYFSLTDWTIGSSPAFVGLDNVREMLADAQFHKALRATGLYVLLAVPASLVSALFAALLLNRAGRSEGAYRTLFYLPVLVPPVASSVLWLWMFNPDLGLLNTALRAVGLPSSSWIYAESSVMPSLALMAAWGFGNTAIIFLAGLKGVPRELYEAAQCDGAGAFRQFWSVTLPQLTPIVLFNLVMGMIAGLQVFDQAYIMTNGGPNGATNFIVFYLYNKAFKSGDFGYASALAWVLFLVILLVTLVIFRSARRWVFYEGGKR from the coding sequence GTGGCCACACACGCCCCGGCCGCCCCCCGGTCGCCGAGTGGTGCCGGGGCACCCCGGCGTCGCCTCGGCGGACTCGCTCGCCAGCAGCGCCGGTGGGGCATGGCGCTCGCGGTCCCGGCGGTCGCGGGCTACCTGGTGTTCACGGCCGCTCCGATGGCCGCGTCGCTCTACTTCAGCCTGACCGACTGGACGATCGGCTCCTCGCCTGCGTTCGTCGGCCTCGACAACGTCCGGGAGATGCTCGCCGACGCGCAGTTCCACAAGGCGCTCCGCGCGACGGGTCTGTACGTCCTCCTGGCGGTCCCGGCCTCGCTCGTCTCGGCGCTGTTCGCCGCGCTGCTCCTGAATCGCGCGGGCAGGTCCGAGGGCGCGTACCGGACGCTCTTCTACCTCCCCGTGCTCGTCCCTCCGGTCGCGAGCTCTGTGCTCTGGCTCTGGATGTTCAACCCGGATCTCGGCCTGCTCAACACCGCCCTGCGGGCCGTCGGGCTGCCGTCGTCGAGCTGGATCTACGCCGAGTCCAGCGTGATGCCGTCCCTCGCGCTCATGGCAGCCTGGGGATTCGGCAACACGGCGATCATCTTCCTCGCCGGCCTCAAGGGCGTCCCGCGGGAGCTCTACGAGGCCGCGCAGTGCGACGGCGCGGGCGCGTTCCGGCAGTTCTGGAGCGTCACGCTTCCGCAGCTGACGCCGATCGTCCTGTTCAACCTCGTCATGGGGATGATCGCCGGGCTCCAGGTCTTCGATCAGGCCTACATCATGACGAACGGCGGACCGAACGGCGCCACGAACTTCATCGTCTTCTACCTGTACAACAAGGCGTTCAAGTCCGGGGACTTCGGGTACGCCAGCGCGCTCGCGTGGGTTCTCTTCCTCGTCATCCTGCTCGTCACGCTCGTGATCTTCCGGTCCGCGCGCCGCTGGGTGTTCTACGAGGGAGGGAAACGATGA
- a CDS encoding carbohydrate ABC transporter permease, with amino-acid sequence MSAPASMTTASLAEPSGTAEPALRRRRHAPTRLAARIAVHVLLAAVGLASVVPLLWLLRSAFMDQGQIFRIPPQWLPDPVVWDNFSRALAAESFGRYFLNTLLLVVLIVPGTVLSCSFAAFSFSRLEWRGRGVAFGLIMTGLMLPYAVTLIPTFVAWQRLGWVGTYVPLVVPAWFAAGGAFYVFLLRQFFLTLPSDLDHAVYVDGGSPLTVYRVVALPLTKGPMILVAVFSTIAVWNDLLNPLIYLNDPSMYTLSLGLAAFTGMYSTQWALLMAASVITVAPMIVLFAFAQRYIVQGIALTGVKG; translated from the coding sequence ATGAGCGCTCCGGCCTCGATGACGACGGCGAGCCTCGCCGAACCGAGCGGTACCGCCGAACCTGCCCTGCGCCGTCGTCGTCATGCTCCGACGCGCCTGGCCGCGCGGATCGCCGTCCACGTGCTGCTCGCGGCCGTCGGGCTCGCGTCGGTCGTCCCGCTGCTCTGGCTGCTGCGCAGCGCGTTCATGGACCAGGGTCAGATCTTCCGGATCCCACCACAGTGGCTCCCGGACCCGGTGGTGTGGGACAACTTCTCCCGGGCGCTCGCTGCAGAGTCCTTCGGTCGCTACTTCCTCAACACTCTGCTGCTCGTGGTGCTGATCGTGCCCGGGACCGTGCTGAGCTGCTCGTTCGCGGCGTTCTCGTTCTCGCGGTTGGAGTGGCGCGGGCGTGGCGTGGCGTTCGGCCTGATCATGACGGGCCTGATGCTGCCGTACGCCGTCACGCTCATCCCGACGTTCGTGGCATGGCAGCGGCTGGGCTGGGTCGGGACGTACGTGCCGCTCGTGGTGCCGGCCTGGTTCGCCGCCGGCGGGGCGTTCTACGTGTTCCTGCTGCGCCAGTTCTTCCTCACGCTCCCGAGCGACCTCGACCACGCCGTGTACGTCGACGGCGGGTCGCCCCTCACCGTCTACCGAGTGGTCGCGTTGCCGCTCACGAAGGGACCGATGATCCTCGTCGCCGTCTTCTCGACGATCGCCGTCTGGAACGACCTGCTCAATCCGCTCATCTACCTCAACGACCCGAGCATGTACACGCTGTCGCTCGGGCTCGCCGCGTTCACGGGCATGTACAGCACGCAGTGGGCGCTGCTCATGGCGGCGTCGGTCATCACCGTCGCGCCGATGATCGTGCTCTTCGCCTTCGCGCAGCGGTACATCGTGCAGGGCATCGCACTGACGGGGGTGAAGGGATGA
- a CDS encoding ADP-ribosylglycohydrolase family protein — protein sequence MTPDRHSRALGALVGQAVGDALGAPTENMTPQQIRARYGWVEGFVSDDPAGTDDTEYAVLTSWTVLRFGRALTHADVSSMWREHVVSQRGGFHGGGFSEMGAIANLRRGIDAPQSGTDNHESWSDGCAMRVVGIGVFCAGDPSEAARLAEIDGAVSHAADGLWCGMAMAAGVAAAMVADDWRDVVDAAIAATPEGSWTRRAMTRAVEIGRRHEDLGEALVELHERCTLPHYPWPDVAPEAAALALGIFTATKGEYVPSVLGGTNIGRDADTIAAMAGALAGALHGIEAVPAAWADAVQEIRGHCIHATAGTRLDELARELVTAGAAA from the coding sequence ATGACGCCGGATCGCCACTCCCGTGCTCTCGGTGCGCTCGTCGGACAGGCGGTCGGCGACGCGCTGGGTGCGCCGACGGAGAACATGACGCCGCAGCAGATTCGGGCCAGGTACGGCTGGGTGGAGGGGTTCGTGAGCGACGACCCGGCAGGTACGGACGACACGGAGTACGCCGTCCTGACGTCGTGGACGGTCCTGCGGTTCGGGCGCGCGCTGACGCACGCGGACGTGAGCTCGATGTGGCGCGAGCACGTCGTGTCGCAGCGCGGCGGGTTCCACGGCGGGGGCTTCTCCGAGATGGGGGCGATCGCGAACCTGCGCCGCGGCATCGACGCCCCCCAGTCCGGCACGGACAACCACGAGTCGTGGAGCGACGGGTGCGCGATGCGCGTCGTCGGGATCGGAGTGTTCTGCGCGGGCGACCCGTCGGAGGCGGCCCGGTTGGCCGAGATCGACGGCGCCGTCAGCCACGCGGCCGACGGTCTCTGGTGCGGGATGGCGATGGCGGCGGGGGTCGCGGCGGCGATGGTGGCCGACGACTGGCGGGACGTCGTCGACGCCGCGATCGCCGCCACGCCGGAGGGCTCGTGGACCCGGCGGGCGATGACGCGCGCCGTGGAGATCGGGCGGCGGCACGAGGACCTGGGTGAGGCGCTCGTCGAGCTGCACGAGCGGTGCACGCTGCCGCACTACCCGTGGCCCGACGTCGCCCCCGAGGCAGCCGCGCTGGCGCTCGGGATCTTCACGGCCACGAAGGGGGAGTACGTGCCGAGCGTGCTGGGCGGGACGAACATCGGGCGCGACGCCGACACGATCGCCGCCATGGCGGGTGCGCTCGCTGGCGCGCTCCACGGGATCGAGGCCGTCCCGGCGGCGTGGGCGGACGCCGTCCAGGAGATCCGGGGGCACTGCATCCACGCGACGGCGGGCACGCGGCTCGACGAGCTCGCCCGCGAGCTCGTGACCGCGGGAGCCGCAGCATGA
- a CDS encoding ADP-ribosylglycohydrolase family protein — protein MSAVAAPVSRARGALLGLAVGDAVGFPSLYHRGIRAGGRRAWSMGVTADEQRVTRFGTPFSMRGGFAPWAPTDDAEAAAVGALLVLGLGDDDRGPAARWAALMSQEAWGSVAERGALANLANGLVPPASGTDNPHAEDDSAVPRVVPAGIRHAGDPDAAAALAVVLAEVTNGRDGVWAASAVAAAVAVAVGGGGMSEAVAAGAARMEPDSWIRRNLDRARVVVARHQDLPTALPELVEEVAPATYSHGSIAPETVPLAFVIAEACEGDVLGAVTLAAAVHRQADSMPAIVGALVGAVAGAEAIPTTWRERVDELAGTCVPAVGGQRLTELADRLAASWPAVPDGGGAAALAPAHVASDS, from the coding sequence ATGAGCGCCGTCGCGGCGCCGGTCTCTCGCGCACGCGGCGCGCTGCTGGGCCTCGCGGTCGGTGACGCGGTCGGCTTCCCGTCGCTCTACCACCGCGGGATCCGGGCAGGCGGGCGCCGGGCGTGGTCGATGGGTGTGACGGCGGACGAGCAGCGGGTGACACGGTTCGGGACGCCGTTCTCGATGCGGGGCGGGTTCGCGCCGTGGGCGCCGACCGACGACGCCGAGGCCGCCGCCGTCGGAGCGTTGCTCGTGCTCGGTCTCGGGGACGACGACCGCGGGCCGGCCGCGCGGTGGGCGGCGCTCATGTCGCAGGAGGCGTGGGGGAGCGTCGCGGAGCGCGGTGCCCTCGCGAACCTTGCGAACGGGCTCGTGCCGCCGGCGAGCGGGACGGACAACCCGCACGCCGAGGACGACTCCGCGGTCCCGCGGGTCGTCCCCGCCGGGATCCGCCACGCAGGCGACCCGGACGCGGCGGCCGCGCTCGCCGTCGTCCTCGCCGAGGTCACGAACGGGCGCGACGGCGTCTGGGCCGCCTCGGCCGTGGCCGCTGCGGTGGCCGTGGCGGTGGGCGGCGGCGGCATGTCTGAGGCTGTCGCGGCGGGGGCCGCGCGCATGGAGCCTGACTCCTGGATCCGGCGGAACCTTGACCGGGCTCGCGTGGTGGTCGCTCGGCATCAGGACCTCCCGACGGCGCTTCCCGAGCTGGTGGAGGAGGTCGCGCCGGCGACGTACAGCCACGGATCGATCGCTCCCGAGACCGTCCCGCTCGCGTTCGTCATCGCTGAGGCGTGCGAGGGCGACGTGCTTGGGGCGGTGACCTTGGCGGCGGCGGTGCACCGGCAGGCGGACAGCATGCCGGCGATCGTGGGCGCGCTCGTCGGGGCCGTCGCCGGTGCGGAGGCGATCCCGACGACCTGGCGGGAGCGGGTGGACGAGCTCGCGGGGACGTGCGTCCCGGCGGTCGGCGGTCAGCGTCTCACCGAGCTGGCGGACCGGCTCGCCGCCTCATGGCCCGCCGTGCCGGACGGCGGGGGCGCTGCAGCTCTGGCGCCGGCACACGTCGCGAGCGACTCCTGA